The genomic interval TTGATAATTTGCTCCTGGATGTTCGAGACGCGGGCGAGCATTTTAAACGCTTCCGGCAACTGGTCGTTTTCGATCGCCTGAATGGCGGCTTCGAGTTCATGCAAAATGAGCTTCATCCAAAGCTCGCTGACTTGATGGATCACGATGAACAGCATCTCGTCATGATGTCCCGAGAGCCGATTTTGTGCGGACAACAAACGGTCCAAGTCCAAATAATCTCCATACGTCATCCGTTCTTGAAAGTCGGTATAAATACCTTTTTCCTCATCCGCCATCATGCGTCCTCCTCTGTTTTTTTCTCAAGCAGCCCGTAGAAGAACAACTCAATCAATTCCTTCGACAAGCGGACGTTTTGCTGCTGGTCCGAGAACATTTCCGGGCGCATTCCGTCTTTTAGGATGTTCATGTAAATGAGCAGCGCTTCGTTGGAAATATCTTGCTTCACATAGCCCGCTTTTCGGCCTTCGTCAAAGAACGTCATCAGGGCAGGGACATAAATTTTTTCATAAAAGTTATTGAACAGCTGCTGGATGTGTGGGTCGTCCGACATCATCGCCTGCAGGAAATCCGGGTTGATCGTTTCGGCGTACTTCGCTTCCTTTACGATCAGTTGCTTGATTTTTTCCGGAAACGGTCGATCGCTCTTGAGAAGCTCCTCATATTCTTTCCAAATTTCATCCATGAACGCTTGAACCACGTCACGAAGCAGGTCGTCTTTGCTGCCGAAATAATTGTAGATCGTCACTTGGGAAACGTTTGCCTTCTCGGCAATTTCCGCGATGCTCACCTTTTGCACACCGTGCTTGGAAAACAGCTCGAGGGCTGCGCGGCGAATGCTTTCTTTCTTCCGTTCGCGGCGCCGTTCAAATCCGTCCATCGTCCTTCACCTCTTTATTCAGCATACTAGAAATTTTGTACTATCACAAACAAAATATTTCATAAAATAGTTGACGGCAGCGATTTTGAGGAATAAAATGAAATCTATAAATGGAATCATTTCATAAAATTCGCAAGCGAGGTGAACGCTCATGGGCATTCACATGGAAAACGTAACGAAGCATTTCGGCGGCGGCAAAGGCATTTTCGATCTGTCCTTCGACGTGAAGGAAGGGGAAGTGTTCGGCTATCTCGGGCCGAACGGTGCCGGGAAATCAACGACAATCCGCCATTTGATGGGCTTTATGAAGCCGACTTCCGGTTCTGCAGCGATTAACGGGCTTGATTGTTGGGGCGATCGGGCGCAGATTCAAAAAGATGTCGGGTATTTGCCGGGAGAAATGGCATTCATGGACGACTTAAACGGCCGGCAATTTCTCGAACTGCTTGCCGGGATGCGCGGCATGAAAGATTTGTCGAGGCGCGACGAGTTGATCGAGCGATTGCAATTCGACGTGAAAGCGTCGATTCGCAAGATGTCGAAAGGGATGAAGCAAAAGCTCGGAATCGTGGCAGCGTTCATGCACGATCCGGACATTTTAATATTGGATGAACCGACGTCGGGCCTCGATCCGCTTATGCAGTCGGTGTTCATCGATCTCGTAATCGAAGAGAAAGAGAAAGGGAAGACGATCTTGATGAGCTCGCACAGCTTCGCCGAAATTGACCGCAGCTGCGATCGAGCCGGCATCATAAAAAATGGCCGGTTGGTCGCCGTTGAAAACGTGCGCGATTTGCGTGCCGTGCAAACGAAAATCTTCGAAGTGGCGGTGAAGGAAGAAGCCGGCATGGCGCGGCTCCGGCATTCAGGCCTCGACGTCTTCGATGTGAACGGCCTCCGCGCCAAAGTACGTGTCCAGGGCGACTACGAAACTTTTATCGAAAAATTATCTCGCTGCGGCGTCCAGTCGCTCGATGTCCACACGCAAAATCTTGAAGACATATTCATGCATTATTACGACCAGAAGGAGGCTTCCGCCCGATGAATCGAGCCCTGTTTCGCTCCATGCTGCGATTGAATGGACGAACGATCGCAAGCTACGCATTTGGTTCGGCGCTCTACTTATGGCTTTGCATCTGGC from Bacillales bacterium carries:
- a CDS encoding TetR/AcrR family transcriptional regulator codes for the protein MDGFERRRERKKESIRRAALELFSKHGVQKVSIAEIAEKANVSQVTIYNYFGSKDDLLRDVVQAFMDEIWKEYEELLKSDRPFPEKIKQLIVKEAKYAETINPDFLQAMMSDDPHIQQLFNNFYEKIYVPALMTFFDEGRKAGYVKQDISNEALLIYMNILKDGMRPEMFSDQQQNVRLSKELIELFFYGLLEKKTEEDA
- a CDS encoding ABC transporter ATP-binding protein → MGIHMENVTKHFGGGKGIFDLSFDVKEGEVFGYLGPNGAGKSTTIRHLMGFMKPTSGSAAINGLDCWGDRAQIQKDVGYLPGEMAFMDDLNGRQFLELLAGMRGMKDLSRRDELIERLQFDVKASIRKMSKGMKQKLGIVAAFMHDPDILILDEPTSGLDPLMQSVFIDLVIEEKEKGKTILMSSHSFAEIDRSCDRAGIIKNGRLVAVENVRDLRAVQTKIFEVAVKEEAGMARLRHSGLDVFDVNGLRAKVRVQGDYETFIEKLSRCGVQSLDVHTQNLEDIFMHYYDQKEASAR